In the genome of Stigmatopora nigra isolate UIUO_SnigA chromosome 7, RoL_Snig_1.1, whole genome shotgun sequence, the window TTCCGGGAGCATCTGACGGGGGCATTCCAGGATATTTAAGACCCTGTAAATAAGAAAACGATTGGAgacaaaaattatgactgatGTATCATTTGATCAAAGCCACTTACTTGTGTTCTTCGTTATTTTGCATAATTAGGGAATAGACATATTTCtgaattaaatgaaaaattaattgCTAATATGTTGttgcatgttttgaaacaaaatttCTGCGGCCCCCGAATGTTACATCTTGTCACTGGTGAAGCTAgctcaacaacaataacaaaatcagTTCTCCCTCGCGTTGTCGAAACTTAAAACTAATCCataccaaatattttaaataagctTCTACACATATTTGGCTCTGAAGGCAGGTCAGCAGATTTCAGAAGTGAATGAGCCACGTTGACCCCCTCTTATCATTGTGGTATTGCACTTTGAAGTTGACCATATCAACTCTGAATCTAACCCAATACATTTCAATGCTTAAATGGGATAGAATGTCTGTGCAACTTTTCACTCAAATACTTACGGTGCTAACAAAGGCCAGTCCATCCCCAAACACAGTAATATCTTCTGAACCATCATCTGCAAGAGGAGCACATTTAGAGTATTTGTTTTCTGGCGATATTATAATAAATGTATGGTGCGTTTGCTTACTCATATTCTTCAGTGGCACACAGTTGGAAAGGTGTTGGTTGAACAGCTCTCGAGTAGCGAGGGacctttttctttcattatttaCAAATTCATGTGAAGAAGGGAAGAGCGCATATCACCGACATGGTAAAATGGAATTCAAGTGGAATATAGTTGTGTTTTACCTTAAGTTGACTATCCTCTCACCTAATAGTGCAGATAGCACTGCTACAACAATTGCGACGAGGCCACACTTGCCCATGTTTATTCCGCAAGGCAGGTTTGATGCCTGCACAGTGCTGCAAACTTGGTAAACTTTCCAACATACACAGACAGCTACAAGCAGACCGGGCGTGCCTTTGCGTGTTGCGACCAGATGCCTTCAGTGTCTGCTGGGTGCATAAACCTAACACAAGAAACACCGATTCAAATGTTTAGTTGCATTCACAAACAATTGTGAAAATGCAGggtaaaatattgcattttactACTTAATGTTAAATGCATTCAACCTGTGCGTAATTACTTGATGCTCTTACTTGAGTTTCACAATTTCCTACATTTCATACGCACATGAATGTGTCATATTCTCAAACAGGAAACCAGAAACTAATAATTCAActacaatattaatattattgtaatgatttttataattattacaaacatttttttaacatttactgTCAGGATCTTTGTATAGGAGAAATTATAGTTGTGAAATTTTATATGCAGTGCAACAATAATTAACATTCAATCCAGTTAGTGGCATGCACTGGCTGAACAAATATTAATCTTACTTACATTGATTCGAGTGCTATAGTATTACTTTGAGTGGGTAATTGATAAGACTGCAGATTGACGTTCATACTCAAGTGCCTTACATTGATCTTTGGATAACTTGAttcattgtattgttttttattagCAAGACTcaagtcataaatacatatttaactGCAATTTGGGAAATGCTAAACTTGTTTGCAATGTCGATTCACAACATAGTAAAAGGATTGACGATGAATACCAGTCCACGGTTTTGCCAAACCAgttattgaatgaaaatgtgttttagacTAGTAGCAATTGACCTGTGATTTTGTTTTGCAACTATCCAACCAAGTGTGTTGAAAAACATTTGTGTATCGGAGTTACAATTAAGGGAAGATTATACTCAAAAACACGGCACGTGGAAATCCCTGtttaaactgtttatttttttaagttgttttctGTAGGTGATGACTCTTCccaacataaaacaaaaagttaCAAAATTGTCTATGTCATCAAAATCATTTGTAAGAgacttcataaaaaaacaaacatgaacacatacatatacgtacagaAGTGAACTTAACATAAAATTGGCAAACTATCGACCCTGTGATATTCAGCATTGGGTGCATGCAACCTGACAGTCACTGTAGAATATCTACAAAAGTCCAATTCTTGAATAATAGCATCTAACAACTTCAGAAGACCAACAACTCCTGCACGTAGCAATGTGTGTTGTGCGTGCACAGCACCGGGCACACCGGAGTCCTGACGGCCGCGTGAAGTCGTAGGGAGGTTCACAGTGTCGCACAGCAGGATCCCGCATCAAAACAGTTTCAAGCAAGACTGTATATTTGgaacatacaaaataaattttattATCCATTCTCTTCAGGTCTACATCTTATTAGAATTGTCAAATAACACCCAAATTAATTCTAATAATCCTGACAGGTGTAATAATACGTGTTCTGTCAAGTCCAGGtgtcaaaatataaatgaatgtgaaaagCAATTTAAATCTTTGTTATTGTCGACATAAAAAGGGGGACTGTGGCACTGGGGCCACAGAGAGAACTAGGCAGGATGTGGCCATGAGCACACATAAACACAGGACTAGGGGCGATGGGGAAGGGAGGGGGACCCTCAGGGCTGGGCCCCAGTGGCTGCAGGGACTTGTGTGGCCAGAGTGTTGGGGGCTGAGATGACGGGTGATCCAGCGATGTTTGCCAGCGGCTGCGAGGAGGTCATTGAGCTGATGCCTGAGACACACAAAGCTTGCTTACACCTGGGCTCGGACACCAGGGACGATCCCCCGACTGGGAAAAGCGCAACCTACCAGCCATCATACTTGAGGAGCTGACTGGTGTTGAGCCGGTTGCTATACCTCCAGGAGTGGCCCCCCTTCCCTGATCTCTAACGATAGGATCTAGAAAGAAGACGGAGGTCATGTCACAAGGCGTAGCTGACACACCTGTGCCCTTTTTAGCCCAGCTGACACAGGCAGTCGagtgcaaaacaacaacaaattgaaataaaaaataaaaaaaatttaaaagtacacTTACAGAAGTATGGATGATCCATGGCCTCTTTGGCTGTCAGCCGGGCTTGATGGTCGTAGCGCAGCAGTTTGTCCAGAAAGTCCAGAGCTTCTGTGCTAACCAGGTGCTGGTTCTCGCTGTGCACAAACCTCTCCCACCTTTTACGAGAGTGTCTAAAGGGGAAAGGAAAGACAAACCAATGCGTCAGTCTATATCCTAGGGCCACACCCGGCTGCCTATTTGTGTCACCCCgacaattaaggtattttcaCAATGCACTTATCAATAACGCATTGCAGCGTTGACCAAAGTGCACACAACGTACTGCTGCTGGAGCGCCATGTCACTAAAGGTGGTCATTGCAAAAGCTGACAGTTATATACGTTTGGTGGGGTCATTTACTTTTTAAAGCAGTTTGCATGTTGGTGACACTGGCTAAAAATCAGCGTTAAGAAACCCCAAATAAATGTGTCAAGCCCCAAGCATGAAAAGTAGTGTGGTGTCACATCTGTTGACAACACGCACACAGgatcaaaaaacaaaagcatatGCCCATGCTTGAATAAAATGGACATGTGCTTTTATTTAGGTAATAAAAGTGTGGTTTAAAAAGCAAGGATGGGGTGGGAAAAGGGAGCTGCAAGTCgcataaatttaaataaaatgtattgttaaaaTTGCATAGGATGTGTGTTATGTGACTATAATTTGCAAAATGGatggtaaaaaataattatttacaacatatttgGTCAAAAATACACTGACAGAGTAATAAGGACAACAAAAGGTGAATTTTTGCTCTAAAGAATTGGTTCTGTTTTTTCAAAAATCCATTGTCAtcactgaataataaaaaagacagctttttttcttaccttccCAAGATATCATTGAACCGTGGATCTAACTCAATGTTGTATTTGTCAATGTAGTCATACAGGTCTTCTGTGCCGAGGACTTTTGCAATTCGCACAAGCTGCAAACAAATAGAAATGTTACATTACAACAacttattgtattgtattgtattaaaaacgCCTGTTACTACAAGCCTACTTGATCATAGTTGTCGTGACCGTGAAAGAAAGGTTCCTTTCTGAAGATCATGCTGGCCAACATGCAGCCCAAGCTCCACATGTCAAGACTATAGTCATACATCTGCAGAAGAGAAGAGAGGTGTTATGATTCACAATTATGCAGTCCTTAAAACCTCCCTTGGGAACATGGTTTCCTCACCTGGTAATCTACCAATAGTTCAGGTCCTTTGAAGTACCTAGAGGCCACTCGCACATTGTATTCTTGGTTTGGATGATAGAACTCAGCCAAGCCCCAGTCAATTAGGCGGAGCTGAAgatgtacaacaacaacaaaaaatctaaaagatGTACTCAAAACAGGACAATGAACCGAATGGCGTATCGAAGTGAGCCGATACCTTTCTGTGTTCATGGTCGATCATTACGTTGTGTGGCTTAACATCTCTGTGCATTATGCCCATACTATGACAATAATCCAGAGCCTAAACAACACATGTAACGATCAGATTACAGTGACACACCATAAGAAAGAAAATTCACAGAACCTTCACACATGATGGTACATACCTTTAAGATTTCATACATGTAAAACCGTATGTCAAAGTCAGATAGGGTTTGATACAAttgctggggggaaaaaaaacatacaattaaaCGATTTGCTAATGTACGACTGTTGAGTTCAAGAATGAGACAAAAAGTCAATTTAGCCATACCTTGAAGTCTGTGTTGTTCACATGTTCAAAAACCAGAGCAGGGGTTCGGGActacaaaaaaagaagtgaGTGCCAAGTGAGAACATGTAGTTAACCATTATGTGTTAGCAACGGACCTCATTTCACCTAGCATCAAAAGTCGTGacagaaatatataaaataagaataaagtcTGCATCTTTTTCAAAGCGTAGATGAAGCCAAGCAACGGGCTACGCACCACAAAGGACATGGGTAGTGAGGCAACTCCCTAGGCATTCGGCGCTAACGTACTTTGAATAGGGAGAGCCAGAAGAATCAAATGCTCGTCCGATATAGACGGCATGGACCTATGCATCGTATCAACTCACCAGGTTCCTGTAATATCATGAAAAACATGGCTTTTTGCTAGCTTTGGGCTTAAACTAAAACAGGGCCAGCTCGGAAACTGAGTAAACCAATGTCAGTACATTCAAAACATGTGGTTTTAACATTGATACTTTTTTAGAGATTtcgattttttcccccttcaaatTCAACTACAAATTCCCATTTGACTAGCGCCATAGGAACGTATATACGTTGTTTACCACAGATGCCGAGTTAAGTGGTGAAGTGGCACCTCCCATTCAAGGGTGTACAACTGGTTAGCTTGGAGTATGCTTATCACTTGTGCTTGCATGTGTGATAAGACTGTTGTGTTTATGCATGTTTGAACCCTCTAAGCAGGTGATGTTAAACTAATGGAATGCACAAAGTGTTCTACCATATAATAATGTAATAGTTAACTGTTTATAGTATATAAGGTCAATTCTGCAAGGCTGTAACAGCACCTGTCTCATTAATAAATGTTATATTATGTTAAAAGCTTTCTTCAAGTCTTATTACAATTTTTGGAGGGGGAGGGGTACCT includes:
- the LOC144199549 gene encoding casein kinase II subunit alpha isoform X1; amino-acid sequence: MPPFNIQFSNFRGLPTNLLWIHLSPSSWRKPPRRFREDSVQNMSGPVPSRSRVYPDVNTQRPREYWDYESHVVEWGNQDDYQLVRKLGRGKYSEVFEAINITNNEKVVVKILKPVKKKKIKREIKILENLRGGPNIISLLDIVKDPVSRTPALVFEHVNNTDFKQLYQTLSDFDIRFYMYEILKALDYCHSMGIMHRDVKPHNVMIDHEHRKLRLIDWGLAEFYHPNQEYNVRVASRYFKGPELLVDYQMYDYSLDMWSLGCMLASMIFRKEPFFHGHDNYDQLVRIAKVLGTEDLYDYIDKYNIELDPRFNDILGRHSRKRWERFVHSENQHLVSTEALDFLDKLLRYDHQARLTAKEAMDHPYFYPIVRDQGRGATPGGIATGSTPVSSSSMMAGISSMTSSQPLANIAGSPVISAPNTLATQVPAATGAQP
- the LOC144199549 gene encoding casein kinase II subunit alpha isoform X2; this translates as MSGPVPSRSRVYPDVNTQRPREYWDYESHVVEWGNQDDYQLVRKLGRGKYSEVFEAINITNNEKVVVKILKPVKKKKIKREIKILENLRGGPNIISLLDIVKDPVSRTPALVFEHVNNTDFKQLYQTLSDFDIRFYMYEILKALDYCHSMGIMHRDVKPHNVMIDHEHRKLRLIDWGLAEFYHPNQEYNVRVASRYFKGPELLVDYQMYDYSLDMWSLGCMLASMIFRKEPFFHGHDNYDQLVRIAKVLGTEDLYDYIDKYNIELDPRFNDILGRHSRKRWERFVHSENQHLVSTEALDFLDKLLRYDHQARLTAKEAMDHPYFYPIVRDQGRGATPGGIATGSTPVSSSSMMAGISSMTSSQPLANIAGSPVISAPNTLATQVPAATGAQP